In Ascaphus truei isolate aAscTru1 chromosome 12, aAscTru1.hap1, whole genome shotgun sequence, the following are encoded in one genomic region:
- the LGR4 gene encoding leucine-rich repeat-containing G-protein coupled receptor 4 isoform X1, with product MNNITKLPEGAFKGFPYLEELRLAGNDLSFIHPMALSGLKELKVLTLQNNQLKTVPSEALKGLSALQSLRLDANHIVTIPDDSFEGLVQLRHLWLDDNSLTEVPIRPLSNLPSLQALTLALNKITHIPDFAFSNLSSLVVLHLHNNKIRTLRRHCFDGLDNLETLDLNYNNLVDFPDAVRSLHNLKELGFHTNSISMIPDGAFVKNPLLRTIHLYDNPLSFVGNSAFQNLSDLHFLIIRGATDVQWFPNLTGTVNLESLTLTGTKIRSIPLNFCQEQKMLRSLDLSYNGITELTGFKGCIALEEVYLQHNEIREVRNESLQSLTSLRILDLSRNLIRKIHNEAFTALSSITNLDLSFNELTSFPTQGLHGLNQLKLNGNPELKDSLAAKDLLKLRSVSVPYAYQCCAFSGCESYLTSTAEDDNQKSQSLLLDHERAGAVPDYMGTEEDKEHVQTVIHCNPSTGAFKPCEYLLGTWMIRLTVWFIFLLALSFNLVVIVTTFASCSPLSSAKWFIGLISISNLFMGVYTGTLTVLDAISWGQFADFGIWWETGSGCKVAGFLAIFSSESAIFFLTLAAIERSLSVTDIIKKEKSQHLRKCQIASLFALLLAIAAGCLPLFHVGEFSASPLCLPFPTGETPSLGFTVTLVLLNSLAFLIMVITYTKLYCTLEKEDLSENAESSMIKHIAWLIFTNCIFFCPVAFFSFAPLITAISISPEIMKSVTLIFFPLPACLNAVLYVFFNPKFKEDWKLLRWHLTKKSGSLAVVSNAQRGCVTQDFYDDFGIYTHLQGNFAVCDYCESFLLKNPPPCKHLIKSHSCPTLAVVPCHRPDSFWSDFVTQSAHSDCADEEDSFVSDSSDQVQACGRACFYQSRGFPLVRYSYNIPRMKD from the exons GCGTCTGGCGGGAAATGACCTTTCTTTCATCCATCCCATGGCCTTGTCTGGCCTGAAAGAACTCAAAGTTCT TACACTACAAAATAATCAGCTGAAAACGGTCCCCAGTGAAGCTCTGAAAGGATTGAGTGCTTTACAGTCATT GCGCTTGGATGCCAACCATATTGTCACAATCCCAGACGACAGCTTTGAGGGTCTCGTGCAGCTCCGGCATCTGTGGCTGGACGATAATAGCTTGACGGAGGTCCCCATACGTCCCCTGAGCAATCTTCCATCTCTGCAGGCCCTGACGCTGGCACTCAACAAAATCACCCACATCCCAGACTTCGCTTTCTCCAATCTTTCAAGCCTTGTTGTTTT ACATCTCCACAACAATAAGATTCGAACCCTTAGACGGCACTGCTTTGATGGATTAGACAATCTGGAAACGCT GGACCTAAACTATAACAATCTGGTGGATTTCCCCGATGCTGTCAGATCCCTGCACAATTTAAAGGAGCT GGGGTTCCACACCAATTCCATTTCGATGATCCCTGATGGAGCATTTGTGAAAAATCCACTTCTAAGAACCAT CCACCTGTACGATAATCCCTTGTCTTTTGTTGGGAATTCGGCATTTCAGAACTTATCAGACCTCCACTTCTT GATCATCCGGGGAGCAACTGATGTTCAATGGTTTCCCAATCTAACAGGAACCGTTAACCTAGAAAGCCT GACCTTGACAGGCACCAAGATAAGGAGTATCCCACTGAACTTTTGCCAAGAGCAGAAGATGCTTCGGAGCTT gGATCTGTCCTACAATGGGATCACTGAACTTACTGGGTTCAAGGGTTGTATTGCCTTAGAAGAAGT TTACCTGCAGCACAATGAAATCAGAGAAGTTCGCAATGAGTCATTACAAAGTCTGACTTCTCTGAGGATCCT TGATCTCAGTAGAAATTTGATCCGCAAGATTCACAATGAGGCATTCACCGCACTCTCTTCAATAACTAATCT AGACCTGAGTTTTAATGAACTGACTTCGTTTCCAACCCAAGGACTACATGGATTAAACCAGCTGAAACTCAATGGGAACCCGGAGTTGAAAGATTCACTGGCAGCTAAAGATCTCTTAAAACTCCG GTCAGTATCCGTTCCATATGCTTATCAGTGCTGTGCTTTTTCGGGCTGCGAATCCTACTTGACCTCAACTGCAGAGGATGACAACCAAAAATCTCAGAGCCTGTTGCTGGACCATGAGAGGG CAGGTGCTGTTCCAGATTACATGGGCACGGAGGAAGATAAAGAACACGTTCAAACAGTTATCCACTGTAACCCATCCACAG GTGCTTTTAAGCCATGTGAATATCTGCTTGGTACCTGGATGATACGTCTCACAGTGTGGTTCATCTTCCTCCTTGCGTTGAGCTTCAACCTGGTGGTCATCGTAACAACGTTTGCTTCTTGTTCTCCGTTGTCGTCCGCCAAATGGTTTATCGGCCTGATTTCCATCTCCAACCTGTTCATGGGAGTGTACACTGGTACTCTTACTGTGCTGGACGCCATCTCTTGGGGACAGTTTGCGGATTTTGGCATATGGTGGGAGACGGGGAGCGGATGCAAAGTAGCTGGATTCCTTGCAATTTTCTCTTCGGAGAGTGCAATTTTCTTCCTAACCTTGGCAGCCATTGAGCGAAGTTTGTCAGTGACGGATATCATTAAGAAGGAGAAGAGCCAACATCTCCGGAAATGTCAGATTGCCTCACTTTTCGCTTTGCTGCTTGCTATAGCTGCAGGGTGTCTGCCATTGTTCCATGTTGGAGAGTTCTCTGCATCGCCTCTGTGCTTGCCTTTCCCTACTGGAGAAACGCCTTCATTGGGGTTCACCGTAACCCTAGTCCTCTTAAACTCCTTGGCTTTTTTGATCATGGTTATAACATACACGAAACTTTACTGCACCTTGGAGAAAGAAGACCTCTCGGAAAATGCCGAGTCCAGCATGATTAAGCATATTGCTTGGCTAATCTTCACCAACTGCATCTTCTTTTGCCCGGTTGCGTTTTTCTCATTTGCGCCATTGATCACTGCGATCTCCATTAGTCCTGAAATCATGAAGTCTGTTACTTTGATATTTTTCCCATTGCCCGCCTGCCTcaatgcagtgctgtatgtcttcTTCAATCCAAAGTTTAAGGAAGACTGGAAGTTATTGAGATGGCACTTGACCAAGAAGAGTGGCTCCTTAGCCGTCGTCTCCAATGCTCAAAGGGGGTGTGTGACCCAGGATTTCTACGATGACTTCGGCATTTATACTCATTTGCAGGGTAACTTTGCAGTGTGCGATTACTGCGAGTCATTTCTTTTAAAGAACCCTCCACCTTGCAAACACTTAATAAAGTCGCATAGCTGCCCTACCCTGGCAGTCGTGCCCTGTCACCGACCTGACAGCTTCTGGTCAGACTTTGTTACCCAGTCTGCACACTCGGATTGTGCCGATGAGGAAGACTCCTTTGTATCGGACAGCTCCGACCAAGTGCAGGCGTGTGGTCGGGCCTGCTTTTATCAGAGTAGGGGATTTCCCTTGGTTCGTTATTCGTACAATATACCGAGAATGAAAGACTGA
- the LGR4 gene encoding leucine-rich repeat-containing G-protein coupled receptor 4 isoform X2: MNNITKLPEGAFKGFPYLEELRLAGNDLSFIHPMALSGLKELKVLTLQNNQLKTVPSEALKGLSALQSLRLDANHIVTIPDDSFEGLVQLRHLWLDDNSLTEVPIRPLSNLPSLQALTLALNKITHIPDFAFSNLSSLVVLHLHNNKIRTLRRHCFDGLDNLETLDLNYNNLVDFPDAVRSLHNLKELGFHTNSISMIPDGAFVKNPLLRTIHLYDNPLSFVGNSAFQNLSDLHFLIIRGATDVQWFPNLTGTVNLESLTLTGTKIRSIPLNFCQEQKMLRSLDLSYNGITELTGFKGCIALEEVYLQHNEIREVRNESLQSLTSLRILDLSRNLIRKIHNEAFTALSSITNLDLSFNELTSFPTQGLHGLNQLKLNGNPELKDSLAAKDLLKLRSVSVPYAYQCCAFSGCESYLTSTAEDDNQKSQSLLLDHERGAVPDYMGTEEDKEHVQTVIHCNPSTGAFKPCEYLLGTWMIRLTVWFIFLLALSFNLVVIVTTFASCSPLSSAKWFIGLISISNLFMGVYTGTLTVLDAISWGQFADFGIWWETGSGCKVAGFLAIFSSESAIFFLTLAAIERSLSVTDIIKKEKSQHLRKCQIASLFALLLAIAAGCLPLFHVGEFSASPLCLPFPTGETPSLGFTVTLVLLNSLAFLIMVITYTKLYCTLEKEDLSENAESSMIKHIAWLIFTNCIFFCPVAFFSFAPLITAISISPEIMKSVTLIFFPLPACLNAVLYVFFNPKFKEDWKLLRWHLTKKSGSLAVVSNAQRGCVTQDFYDDFGIYTHLQGNFAVCDYCESFLLKNPPPCKHLIKSHSCPTLAVVPCHRPDSFWSDFVTQSAHSDCADEEDSFVSDSSDQVQACGRACFYQSRGFPLVRYSYNIPRMKD; the protein is encoded by the exons GCGTCTGGCGGGAAATGACCTTTCTTTCATCCATCCCATGGCCTTGTCTGGCCTGAAAGAACTCAAAGTTCT TACACTACAAAATAATCAGCTGAAAACGGTCCCCAGTGAAGCTCTGAAAGGATTGAGTGCTTTACAGTCATT GCGCTTGGATGCCAACCATATTGTCACAATCCCAGACGACAGCTTTGAGGGTCTCGTGCAGCTCCGGCATCTGTGGCTGGACGATAATAGCTTGACGGAGGTCCCCATACGTCCCCTGAGCAATCTTCCATCTCTGCAGGCCCTGACGCTGGCACTCAACAAAATCACCCACATCCCAGACTTCGCTTTCTCCAATCTTTCAAGCCTTGTTGTTTT ACATCTCCACAACAATAAGATTCGAACCCTTAGACGGCACTGCTTTGATGGATTAGACAATCTGGAAACGCT GGACCTAAACTATAACAATCTGGTGGATTTCCCCGATGCTGTCAGATCCCTGCACAATTTAAAGGAGCT GGGGTTCCACACCAATTCCATTTCGATGATCCCTGATGGAGCATTTGTGAAAAATCCACTTCTAAGAACCAT CCACCTGTACGATAATCCCTTGTCTTTTGTTGGGAATTCGGCATTTCAGAACTTATCAGACCTCCACTTCTT GATCATCCGGGGAGCAACTGATGTTCAATGGTTTCCCAATCTAACAGGAACCGTTAACCTAGAAAGCCT GACCTTGACAGGCACCAAGATAAGGAGTATCCCACTGAACTTTTGCCAAGAGCAGAAGATGCTTCGGAGCTT gGATCTGTCCTACAATGGGATCACTGAACTTACTGGGTTCAAGGGTTGTATTGCCTTAGAAGAAGT TTACCTGCAGCACAATGAAATCAGAGAAGTTCGCAATGAGTCATTACAAAGTCTGACTTCTCTGAGGATCCT TGATCTCAGTAGAAATTTGATCCGCAAGATTCACAATGAGGCATTCACCGCACTCTCTTCAATAACTAATCT AGACCTGAGTTTTAATGAACTGACTTCGTTTCCAACCCAAGGACTACATGGATTAAACCAGCTGAAACTCAATGGGAACCCGGAGTTGAAAGATTCACTGGCAGCTAAAGATCTCTTAAAACTCCG GTCAGTATCCGTTCCATATGCTTATCAGTGCTGTGCTTTTTCGGGCTGCGAATCCTACTTGACCTCAACTGCAGAGGATGACAACCAAAAATCTCAGAGCCTGTTGCTGGACCATGAGAGGG GTGCTGTTCCAGATTACATGGGCACGGAGGAAGATAAAGAACACGTTCAAACAGTTATCCACTGTAACCCATCCACAG GTGCTTTTAAGCCATGTGAATATCTGCTTGGTACCTGGATGATACGTCTCACAGTGTGGTTCATCTTCCTCCTTGCGTTGAGCTTCAACCTGGTGGTCATCGTAACAACGTTTGCTTCTTGTTCTCCGTTGTCGTCCGCCAAATGGTTTATCGGCCTGATTTCCATCTCCAACCTGTTCATGGGAGTGTACACTGGTACTCTTACTGTGCTGGACGCCATCTCTTGGGGACAGTTTGCGGATTTTGGCATATGGTGGGAGACGGGGAGCGGATGCAAAGTAGCTGGATTCCTTGCAATTTTCTCTTCGGAGAGTGCAATTTTCTTCCTAACCTTGGCAGCCATTGAGCGAAGTTTGTCAGTGACGGATATCATTAAGAAGGAGAAGAGCCAACATCTCCGGAAATGTCAGATTGCCTCACTTTTCGCTTTGCTGCTTGCTATAGCTGCAGGGTGTCTGCCATTGTTCCATGTTGGAGAGTTCTCTGCATCGCCTCTGTGCTTGCCTTTCCCTACTGGAGAAACGCCTTCATTGGGGTTCACCGTAACCCTAGTCCTCTTAAACTCCTTGGCTTTTTTGATCATGGTTATAACATACACGAAACTTTACTGCACCTTGGAGAAAGAAGACCTCTCGGAAAATGCCGAGTCCAGCATGATTAAGCATATTGCTTGGCTAATCTTCACCAACTGCATCTTCTTTTGCCCGGTTGCGTTTTTCTCATTTGCGCCATTGATCACTGCGATCTCCATTAGTCCTGAAATCATGAAGTCTGTTACTTTGATATTTTTCCCATTGCCCGCCTGCCTcaatgcagtgctgtatgtcttcTTCAATCCAAAGTTTAAGGAAGACTGGAAGTTATTGAGATGGCACTTGACCAAGAAGAGTGGCTCCTTAGCCGTCGTCTCCAATGCTCAAAGGGGGTGTGTGACCCAGGATTTCTACGATGACTTCGGCATTTATACTCATTTGCAGGGTAACTTTGCAGTGTGCGATTACTGCGAGTCATTTCTTTTAAAGAACCCTCCACCTTGCAAACACTTAATAAAGTCGCATAGCTGCCCTACCCTGGCAGTCGTGCCCTGTCACCGACCTGACAGCTTCTGGTCAGACTTTGTTACCCAGTCTGCACACTCGGATTGTGCCGATGAGGAAGACTCCTTTGTATCGGACAGCTCCGACCAAGTGCAGGCGTGTGGTCGGGCCTGCTTTTATCAGAGTAGGGGATTTCCCTTGGTTCGTTATTCGTACAATATACCGAGAATGAAAGACTGA